Genomic DNA from Acidisoma sp. PAMC 29798:
TGCCACGCGGGACCCCCGTTCGTTGATGCCAAGACAAACGGAGATGCCCGCATCCCGGCTCGCTTCGACGAGGCGTGTGATCTCCGGCCCATCGATTTCGACAGCCGCGTCCAAGAACTGTCCATAGGCGCGGCGCTGGCGCGCATCCTCGAACGCTGCACCATTGGTGCGGCAGATCCAGAAGGGATAGCCGCTGAGCGCTGTTTCGGGAAAGGCGAGCAGGTCTATGCCATCAGCGGCCGCCTTGCCGATCCAGCCTAGCATGCGATCAGTCGTTTCGGTTTTCCTGAGCCAGGATGGGCGAAACTGCACGGCACCCACAGTCAGGGCGTCCAGAGGAGGTATCAGCGCCACTTTTCAATACACCTCAAAATATTCCTGCTGTTCCCAATCCGTCACGGCTGCCAGGAACCGTTGCACCTCGAAGGACTTGAGCTTGAGGAAATAGTTCCAGAAGGTCTCTCCAAGCTCCGCCTTCATCAAGGTGCTGCCGCGAAATCCTTCGATCGCGGTCATCAGGCTGTTGGGCAGCAGAGGCCTGTCGGATAGATAGGCCGCGCGCGCCGAGGGGCCAGGATCGCGCCGCATGTTCATGCCATCGCGACCGGCGATGATTTGCGACGCGACATAGAGATAGGGATTGGCCGTAGGTTCGCCGATCCGGTTCTCGATTCGTGAGGCATCGTCACCAGGTCCGCCGATGACGCGCACCATGGCGCCACGATTCTCATAGTCCCAGGCGGCCTTGAACGGCGCGAAACCATCCGGGCGCTGGCGTTTATAGCCATTGATGGTGGGCGTGGTGAGAATTGATGTGGCATCCGCATGAGCAAGCAAGCCACCGACATAATGCATGCCGATCTCAGTCAGAGGATCGCCGCTCTCACCCTCGTCCCGCGCGAAGGCATTTGCGCCATCGGAAAGACGGATGAGGGATTGGTGCATGTGCCAGCCACTGGGAAACACGTTCGGCACCTGCGGCTGGGCCATGAAGCTCGCGTGGTAGCCGTTGCGGCGGCAGATCTGTTTGACAGCGGTGCGGAACAGCAAGGCCATATCTGCCGCTTCCATGGCGCCGAGGGGCGCGAAGGTGATTTCGCATTGGCCGGGGCCCCATTCATCCTCAATGGTCGCGATGGGCAATCCGAGATCGACCAGCGTGTCGTGCAGCAGGCGCATCAACGGCTCGACCTCATCACCTCGATTCTCGGTCAGATATTGGTAGCCATGAGACAGCATGGAGACGAGGGGCGCGGCAGGCGGATATCCGCTGGCTTCCGGCGACAGGTTCGGGTTTTCCATTTTGAAGACATAGAACTCGAACTCCAGCCCAACCTTCATCTCGTACCCGTCTTCCGCCAGCTTGCCGAGCTGGTGGCGCAGGATCTGGCGTGTGGAGAAAGGGCAAGGTTTGCCGCTGCGCAGATAGGCGTCCGACAGGATCCACGCCGTATCCTCAACCCAGGGCAGTTTGCGAAAGGTGCCCGGATCGGGCACCAACACGCCATCGGGCAAGCCGATCATTTCCGGCACATTGAGGTCGTTCTCACCCCCGAAGGGCGGCACGATGGGATGGTTGGTGGTGTCGAACAGCGTGGTCACGAGCTGGAAGTCTTTGCCGGAGACAAGGCTGCTCTTGAACTCGGCAATCGACACAGTCTTGCCGCGCACGATGCCATGCTGGTCCCCCCAGCCGATGCGGACGAACTTGATCTTGTCGGTTTCGAGCCGATCGACGATCTCCGCCGCCTGGCGATGCTGATCATCGGTCCAGAGACCATTGTCGTGGACGAAGCTTTTGGTTTTGGAAGCCATGGGAAGTCTCCAATCTCGGTCTGGCGACGGCGCCTGCCAAGGCCGTGCAACAGTTGTGCCATTTGGTACAGATTAATGCAAACATTTTATAGCTTGTACTAAATAAGACTGCCTGGTGGCTGGGCATGATCCCGTCCTTTGCCATGCGCAGTCGCTGACTGGCGCTCTGTATCAGAAGCCAATCCCGCCTCGGCCCGACATGGGATAGACATCGAACCCAGCCATCAGAACTGGCGGCACTCCGCCAGTGCCAGACCATGGCGCTCAACATAATCGTTGGATGAAATGAGGGCTGCGCGATTGTCTGCGCGCCAAAGCTCGGCCCGAGTTTTGGCGATTTCAGCACTAAGGACGCGTTCGCAGATCTGCGAGACATTGAGGCCGAGGGCGCGGGCCTCGGCCAGCAGATCGACTGGCAGGGTAACATTGGCCGCACGGCGTGCGGGGGTCTGCTTTGCAGGACGGGCCACGATCATCCCTCCTTCTGTGAATACGAGTATGGGAATGAAGACTGCGCATGTAAATGCGCATGGTGGGACCGGGGGCTGGGTCTGGCGATGTCAGTGAACCGTCTTACGCTGATCGACGCTTGGCGACTAAGGCATCGATCAGGCGCGGAAGGACGCAAACGAAATCCACTTCAGAGAAAACCCTTGCCCAAGAGGCAGCGACCAGAGGGTGAGGCCATAATCAGCCTTGAGCTACCGACACCACTGAGAAGCTTGAAGTAGCAATCGAGGCGGTTCGGTGGGTGACATTGACTTGTTGGATAGACGGCAGATCCATGATGGAAAACTTTTCAATGGCGAGAGAACGTATGTGTTCACGCGAGACGTCCATATTCATTGTGTCCCTGGTCTTGCTGAGCCTTGGTCTGGCGCGATCAGCGGAATCGGCGAGCTTCGACTGTGTAAAAGCGAGAAGTCCGAAAGAAAAACTCATCTGCCAAGACGGCATTTTGTCAGCTTCTGATGCAAGCCTGGGTCAAGTCTACCATTTGCGTTACCTGAGGCTCAGCAAGACCGGCCAGCGTCTTCTCGAACATTCGGAGGACGGCTGGTTAAACTACGTCTCGCTCGTTTGCCCTTTATCTAAAACCTCTGACGCTTCAGCTGCGGCCTCATGTCTCGAAAAAGAGTATCACTACCGGGAAGAGCAACTCCAAGACGTCGGGCAGCGGATTGGACCATTTGTCTTCAATCGGATTGACTTGTTTTCGGCTCATCCGGTTGCTGATGATGAGACAGGTGGCAATCCTGGCTTCGCAACGAGGATCATATCCTACCCCCAAATCGACAATGTATCGAATGCCTACGAAGCCGAGTGGAACAAAAATGCCGCTCAGACGACCGTCGATGAGGCTTGCGACGTTGGAGATTATTTGTCGAGCTATGAGATAAATCTTGCAAGCAGACTGTTGATTGCTCTGACATGGAGCCGCTCATTCTACTGTCATGGCACTCCCCACGGAGAGGGAGAAAGCACGAGCGATAATCAGGTGTTCCGGCCGCGCCCATCTCCGATCAAAGTGTCCGATCTATTTAAAGTTGACAGTGCTTGGAAACAAACCTTGCAGGGCCTGTTTTGGCGCCAACTGACGAATGCGGGTTGGTCTCCGCCTCATGACAACGCGGATCACGTCAAAGAAAGCTTGCTTGCGCTCGTCGTGATGCCTGAGCGCTGGATACTGAAAAAAGACGGACTATCGGTAAGCTACAACTCGTATGAGGGTGGATGTTACGCCTGTAGTCCTCCAGCCGTTAAGCTGACTTGGCATGATTTGACGTCAGTGCTCGCACCTTACGCTGTGGTCAAGTAAATACCCCCCGCGTTTGCCACTCACGGAATGTCATCGCCGAGGGCGATTCTGATGTCACGGATGTCGTTCATCCGCTTCCGGACGACAGCCCAGTTCTGCTCACTCAGGCTGGCGACCAAGGCCTCGATCAGGGCACTGAAGGGCGCAAAGGAATCCCAATTCGACGAGACTTCGGTTTCGACCGCGAAGACATGGTTAGCGAAAGCGGAAATCGGTGACAGCCAGGCATCGGTGAACAGAATGACGCTTGCCCCGCGCCGATGCGCTTCCTGGGCAAGTTTGATGACCGCTGGCTGATAGCGCCGAATGTCGAAGACCACCAAAACCGTGCGTCGATCGAAATCGACAATGTCCTCGCTCGCCACCGCGCTCGCGTGCAGAACCCGGTTGACGCGCGGGCGAAGCAGACGGAGATGATTGCACATCTGCGACGCCAGGCTCTCGGTCAGCCGGCCACCGATGAGATGCACCGGGCGTTTGGTATCCGATAGCAGCGCGACGGTGGCGTCAAAGGCCGTGCGCGAAATCGTGCGAAGACTGTTCTCGATGACGCCCACAACCGAATGTTGGTATCGGCGCAGGAAATCGGCTTCCGCATCCAAAGCGGCAGGCTCCGCATTGCCGCGCGCCAAAGGCGTCGCGCCGCGCGCCTGCAACTCGCTCCGCAAAGCGGATTGGAAATCGGCGTAATTGGCAAAGCCCAGCTTGGTCGTCAGGCGCAGCACCGTCGGGTTGCTGACCCCGCCCAGCTTGGCGAGTTGGGCGACGGTTTCAAGACCTGGGAAGGGGTAGTTGCTCAGCAGCATCGTCGCGATCTTGCGTTCGGTCGGCGTCAGGCGATCGAGCGTTTTATGGATCAGCCCGGCGACGGTGATGCTTGCCTTATCCTCCTGCCAATCCACCCAACGTGCTCCCCTGCATCATGCTGTCGTGTAACGACTTCGAGACGCATCCTCCAGTGCCAGGCTGCACGGCGTCACTTGAAGGCGCGGGGCATCCGGAAGGGCAGCATCAGTTGCGTCCAGGGGGCGGCGAAGCGCCCGAGGTCGACGCTCTCGTGAATCGCCTCGGCGCGCTGACCAAATAACTGAGTCCGGAGCACCGACCGCGCGTAGAAGGGCGCGTCCGTGAGAGTCCGCGCAACGGTGGCGGCGCTGGCCTCCGTGCGCGTGAAGCGCGGCAGCCGCCAGGCCGTGCGCGGCAAGGCGACCAGTGGCGGCGGTGCGATCGGCGTGACCGCACCATCGCGGGCGATATGGATGGCGATGCTGCGCTCGGCGCCGATGCGGGGAAAGGTGTCATAGAGGATCGCGGCATCGCCGCCGGGCAGCGCGGCGCGGCACCAGTCCCAGCGGCGGAAGCCCGTTTCCAGCGGATCGTCGCCGTCATTGCTGTCGAGATAGCCGGTGCCCGACCAGCGCAGCGATGGCTGATCCAGCGTCACCTCCACCCGGGCGCGGGGCGCCATTGGCCGCCACCGATGCCGTCCGGCATCGTCGAGCGTCGCGGTACAACCCGTCACTGCCTCCGGCGTCACGCGTACTTCGCCCCGGATGGCGCGGGGCAGCGGCACGCTGGTCTCCCGGATCGCGATGATGAGGGTGTCGCCGTCCCAGCGCAGGCTGCTCGGCCCGATCGTGAGCGTGCTGGCATCGCGACGCACGGAGGCGCGACCGCGCTCGGTCATCGCCCAGCGACGGGTGCGGCCATAGAGCGCGACATTGAGCGCGGCATGGTCGAGCGGGTCGGCCATCGCGCCGCCCCGGCGCCGCCACGCGTAATAGGGCGAGAAGACGCTGCCCAGGAAGGCAATCAGCGTAATGCCATGCGCGCCGTCCTCGCTCAGGGCATCGATATACCACCAGACATAGCCATTCAGCGGGACCGCGCCGTCGAAGCGAGGTCCGCCATCAGGGCCGACGCCGCCTGCCGGCCCGAGAGCGCCGCCATCGGCACGCCCGGACCCGGATGGGTGCTGCCGCCCGCCAAATAGAGGCCCGGCAGCTTTGTCCGCGCCCCCGGACGGCGGAAGGACGCCGCCCAGCCATGGGCGTTCGGCCCGTACAAAGCCCCGCCCGTCGCTGGAAACAACGTCCCGAAGGTGGTCGGTCCGGTCGTTATCGTCGTCTGCGGGTCGATGCTGAGCGTCAGGCCGCAGCGGCGGAGCTGGAGCAGGGTCCGCTCTTGGCATTGCGCGATCTCCTCTCGGGTGGGTCGGCCGGCATCGCCGGTGGCGGGGGCATTGACGAGGCACAGCAGCCGCTCTGGCGCACCGGATGGAGCGATATCGGTAGCCGCTCGATCTTGGGCGCAGACATAGACCGTCGGCACGGTGGGCAGCCGCCCGCGCTTCAGGGCGTCGAATTCGGCGCGATAGTCGTCGGAAAAGAACACCGTGTGGCGCAGGAGCGGGAAGCCAGCCGGCACGGTCTGCATCGCCCAGGTGAGGGCGGAGAGAGACCGCGCTGGCGGCGGCGTCGGCGGCACGCCCGCGCCTAAGTCGCCAAAGAGGCCCGTCGCCACGGCGTTGCTGTCGCCGTTGCAAATGACGGCATCGGCGTCGATCTGCGCGCCATCCTCCATCACCACGCCGCTCGCCTTCCCACCCCGGCGCGTGATGCGGCCCACGCCGGCGCCGTATTGCAATCGCGCGCCGAGGCGTTCGGCGAGGGCCGCGAGTACCACAGCGAGGCGGTGCATCCCGCCTTCCACCATCCAAACGCCTTCGCTCTCGACATGCGCCACCAGCATGAGCGTGGCTGGCGAATCGTAAGGGGAGGAGCCGCAATAGGTCGCGTAGCGGCCAAAAAGCTGGCGCAGTCGCGGATCGCGGAAATGCTCTGCCAGCGCACGGTCGAGCGTCGTGAAGGGGCTGATGCCGATGAGGTCCCGCGCACCGGCCTTGGCGACGAGCCCGAGCACGCTCGGCCGGTCTTCGCGGATGAAGCTGCCGTCCAGCGTGCGCCAGATGCGGGCGGCGCGGGCGGCAAACGCCTCGAAGCCGCGCGCTTCGGCCGCGCCCGCGAATTGCCCGATCGCGGCAGCCGATTCGGCGCGATCGGCGAAGAGGTCGAGCCGGCTGCCATCGGCCCAGGCGTGGCGTGCCAGCACGCGGGCGGGGATGAGAGTGAGATGATCGCCCAGGCTGGCGCCGACGGCCGCGAAAATCTCCTCGAAGACCCATCGCATCGTGAAGACGGTGGGGCCGGCGTCGATGCGGGCAGAGCCGACCGCCGCCTGACGCAGTTTGCCGCCTGGCGCAGCCTCCTTCTCGACGACCAGCACATCGAGCCCGCGCGCGGCCAGCAGGATGGCGGCCACCAAACCGCCCACGCCTGCTCCGATGACCACGACGCGTTCAGCCATCCAACACCCTTCAATTCCCTGTTGACGCCAACGTCCAATATAGTTGACACTTGTAGATGACAAGTAAGATTGACACTTAGGAGGGGCTAGCCATGAAATCCCTACCTCGGATCGAAGGAGCGCTCCAGGACGCGCTCGCGACCGTGACGACAGGCTGTCCCCCTGGCCTAGCCGCGGCCCTGCGCCATGCGGTGTTTCCCGGCGGCATGCGGGTGCGCCCGCGCCTGTGCCTGGCAGTCGCGCATGCCTGTGGCGCCGTCGATAGCCCCGTCGCCGAAGGGGCCGCAGCGGCGATCGAGCTGCTGCATTGCGGGTCCTTGGTGCATGACGATCTGCCGTGTTTCGACAATGCCGCCATCCGCCGTGGCCTGCCCTCCGTCCATCAGAAATTCGGTGAACCTCTGGCCGTGCTGGCGGGTGACGGGCTGATTGTGCTCGCGGTCGAGACGCTGGTGCATGCCGCCGCCCATTCCCCAGACCTCGGGCAACTCTTGTTGCTGCTGACGCAGGCCGCCGGCATGCCGTCAGGCCTCATCGCCGGCCAGGCCTGGGAATCGGAACCCAAGGTGCCGCTCGTCGCGTATCAGCGGGCGAAGACAGCCTCGCTGTTCACATTCGCGACCATGTCCGGTGCGCTTGCCGCCGAAATGCCCGCAGAGCCCTGGCGCCTGCTGGGTGAGCGGCTGGGGGAGGCCTATCAGATCGCGGACGATCTGCGCGACATGGCGATGACCTCCGAGGAACTTGGCAAGCCTGCAGGCCAGGATGCGGCGCTGGGTCGCCCGAGCGCTGCCGCCCGGCATGGCATGGCGGGGGCCGTCGGCAAGGTCGAGGGTCTGGTGCGCAGTGCCATCGCCGCTGTGCCGCCTTGCCGCGAACCGGGGCTGCTCAAAACTCTCATTCTCGCCGAACTCGGCCGCCTGCTGCCGAAAGAGCTGGTTCTGCTCGCCGCCGCATGAGGATGCTCGCCTCCCCGATGGCGACCTCGCTGGCAGACTGGGCGCGCGATCGCATCGCGCGTGTGCAAGCGACCGAGGGGTTTCGCCGCGCTGCGGGGGCTTTTCCATTGACCCGTCCCGTCGCCCGATGGCGGGCACGGGCGCTGTTCGATCTGTGCGCGGGCTTCGTCTATTCGCAGGTGCTGCTGGCGACCGTGCAGTTGCGGCTGCCGGAGCGGCTGATGGCGGGTCCGCGCTCGGCGGCGTCCCTGGCACTCGAACTCGACATGACCGAATCCGCGATGGAGCGGCTGCTCAATGCCGGGGCGTCGCTGCGGCTCATGGCGCGGCGCGGCCAGGATGCGGGCGGACGTGCGCTGTACGGGCTTGGCGCGCTGGGTGCGGCGCTGATCGACAACCCTGGCGTCACGGCCAT
This window encodes:
- a CDS encoding glutamine synthetase family protein, whose translation is MASKTKSFVHDNGLWTDDQHRQAAEIVDRLETDKIKFVRIGWGDQHGIVRGKTVSIAEFKSSLVSGKDFQLVTTLFDTTNHPIVPPFGGENDLNVPEMIGLPDGVLVPDPGTFRKLPWVEDTAWILSDAYLRSGKPCPFSTRQILRHQLGKLAEDGYEMKVGLEFEFYVFKMENPNLSPEASGYPPAAPLVSMLSHGYQYLTENRGDEVEPLMRLLHDTLVDLGLPIATIEDEWGPGQCEITFAPLGAMEAADMALLFRTAVKQICRRNGYHASFMAQPQVPNVFPSGWHMHQSLIRLSDGANAFARDEGESGDPLTEIGMHYVGGLLAHADATSILTTPTINGYKRQRPDGFAPFKAAWDYENRGAMVRVIGGPGDDASRIENRIGEPTANPYLYVASQIIAGRDGMNMRRDPGPSARAAYLSDRPLLPNSLMTAIEGFRGSTLMKAELGETFWNYFLKLKSFEVQRFLAAVTDWEQQEYFEVY
- a CDS encoding type II toxin-antitoxin system CcdA family antitoxin; this encodes MARPAKQTPARRAANVTLPVDLLAEARALGLNVSQICERVLSAEIAKTRAELWRADNRAALISSNDYVERHGLALAECRQF
- a CDS encoding DUF3298 domain-containing protein, which translates into the protein MMENFSMARERMCSRETSIFIVSLVLLSLGLARSAESASFDCVKARSPKEKLICQDGILSASDASLGQVYHLRYLRLSKTGQRLLEHSEDGWLNYVSLVCPLSKTSDASAAASCLEKEYHYREEQLQDVGQRIGPFVFNRIDLFSAHPVADDETGGNPGFATRIISYPQIDNVSNAYEAEWNKNAAQTTVDEACDVGDYLSSYEINLASRLLIALTWSRSFYCHGTPHGEGESTSDNQVFRPRPSPIKVSDLFKVDSAWKQTLQGLFWRQLTNAGWSPPHDNADHVKESLLALVVMPERWILKKDGLSVSYNSYEGGCYACSPPAVKLTWHDLTSVLAPYAVVK
- a CDS encoding MurR/RpiR family transcriptional regulator codes for the protein MDWQEDKASITVAGLIHKTLDRLTPTERKIATMLLSNYPFPGLETVAQLAKLGGVSNPTVLRLTTKLGFANYADFQSALRSELQARGATPLARGNAEPAALDAEADFLRRYQHSVVGVIENSLRTISRTAFDATVALLSDTKRPVHLIGGRLTESLASQMCNHLRLLRPRVNRVLHASAVASEDIVDFDRRTVLVVFDIRRYQPAVIKLAQEAHRRGASVILFTDAWLSPISAFANHVFAVETEVSSNWDSFAPFSALIEALVASLSEQNWAVVRKRMNDIRDIRIALGDDIP
- a CDS encoding carotenoid 1,2-hydratase, producing the protein MADPLDHAALNVALYGRTRRWAMTERGRASVRRDASTLTIGPSSLRWDGDTLIIAIRETSVPLPRAIRGEVRVTPEAVTGCTATLDDAGRHRWRPMAPRARVEVTLDQPSLRWSGTGYLDSNDGDDPLETGFRRWDWCRAALPGGDAAILYDTFPRIGAERSIAIHIARDGAVTPIAPPPLVALPRTAWRLPRFTRTEASAATVARTLTDAPFYARSVLRTQLFGQRAEAIHESVDLGRFAAPWTQLMLPFRMPRAFK
- the crtD gene encoding 1-hydroxycarotenoid 3,4-desaturase CrtD, with amino-acid sequence MAERVVVIGAGVGGLVAAILLAARGLDVLVVEKEAAPGGKLRQAAVGSARIDAGPTVFTMRWVFEEIFAAVGASLGDHLTLIPARVLARHAWADGSRLDLFADRAESAAAIGQFAGAAEARGFEAFAARAARIWRTLDGSFIREDRPSVLGLVAKAGARDLIGISPFTTLDRALAEHFRDPRLRQLFGRYATYCGSSPYDSPATLMLVAHVESEGVWMVEGGMHRLAVVLAALAERLGARLQYGAGVGRITRRGGKASGVVMEDGAQIDADAVICNGDSNAVATGLFGDLGAGVPPTPPPARSLSALTWAMQTVPAGFPLLRHTVFFSDDYRAEFDALKRGRLPTVPTVYVCAQDRAATDIAPSGAPERLLCLVNAPATGDAGRPTREEIAQCQERTLLQLRRCGLTLSIDPQTTITTGPTTFGTLFPATGGALYGPNAHGWAASFRRPGARTKLPGLYLAGGSTHPGPGVPMAALSGRQAASALMADLASTARSR
- a CDS encoding polyprenyl synthetase family protein, which gives rise to MKSLPRIEGALQDALATVTTGCPPGLAAALRHAVFPGGMRVRPRLCLAVAHACGAVDSPVAEGAAAAIELLHCGSLVHDDLPCFDNAAIRRGLPSVHQKFGEPLAVLAGDGLIVLAVETLVHAAAHSPDLGQLLLLLTQAAGMPSGLIAGQAWESEPKVPLVAYQRAKTASLFTFATMSGALAAEMPAEPWRLLGERLGEAYQIADDLRDMAMTSEELGKPAGQDAALGRPSAAARHGMAGAVGKVEGLVRSAIAAVPPCREPGLLKTLILAELGRLLPKELVLLAAA